One region of Halomonas huangheensis genomic DNA includes:
- a CDS encoding TRAP transporter small permease gives MSLKSFARAYQRALEAIVFLNMLALTIIISVGFLSRLLGSPFSWYDELASICLAWLTYYGAALAALKGAHIACPSVLNMTPPAVRLPVAMLGELCTVAFFVLLGITGYQVVEILEGSTMISLTSVSLQVTQSVIPIGSALFIIAQLLRLPEVIASARGAGFIDHELEEAGITPDSVHDTHQAGHDEAPSTSRQAN, from the coding sequence GTGTCCCTCAAGTCATTCGCTCGAGCCTATCAACGTGCCCTCGAAGCCATTGTTTTTCTCAATATGCTGGCGCTGACGATAATCATTTCCGTGGGCTTCCTGTCGCGCCTATTGGGCTCTCCCTTCAGTTGGTACGACGAGCTGGCATCCATCTGTCTCGCCTGGCTGACTTACTACGGTGCAGCTCTGGCTGCGCTCAAGGGAGCGCATATCGCTTGCCCCAGTGTTCTCAACATGACGCCGCCAGCGGTTCGTCTGCCGGTCGCAATGTTGGGGGAGTTATGCACCGTCGCTTTCTTCGTGTTGCTTGGAATCACCGGATATCAGGTCGTAGAGATCCTCGAAGGGTCGACGATGATCAGCTTGACCAGTGTATCGCTGCAGGTGACCCAGTCAGTGATACCGATCGGCTCGGCGCTGTTCATCATCGCACAGTTGCTGCGCCTGCCTGAGGTGATTGCCAGCGCGCGTGGCGCAGGCTTCATTGACCACGAGCTGGAAGAGGCAGGTATCACGCCTGACTCTGTCCATGACACCCACCAGGCCGGGCATGACGAGGCACCCTCGACATCCCGCCAGGCCAACTGA
- a CDS encoding enoyl-CoA hydratase/isomerase family protein: MSDNQQGRVDYRVEDGIAWLTFDRVASRNAMTWQMYDQLDAHCEAIENDPEVVAVVMRGAGGEAFVAGTDIKQFAEFSSGEDAIAYERRIDHLVGRVERLPRPTLALLEGFCVGGGAAIALACDFRYATPSLQFGIPIARTLGNCLSITNISRLVEHAGVARAKQVLMAGELIGAEDAHAAGLVAEIIDAEQITAAVTERAVAFKRRAPLTVLAAKQVIQRLLDEKRAASDASDDWIAACYTSEDFKAAVNKFVNKTPFTWRGR; the protein is encoded by the coding sequence ATGAGTGACAACCAACAGGGCCGGGTCGATTACCGCGTCGAAGATGGCATTGCCTGGCTGACCTTCGATCGCGTGGCCAGTCGTAATGCCATGACCTGGCAGATGTACGACCAGCTTGATGCCCACTGTGAGGCGATCGAGAACGACCCGGAAGTGGTGGCGGTGGTAATGCGCGGTGCTGGCGGCGAAGCCTTCGTCGCCGGCACCGATATCAAGCAGTTCGCTGAGTTCTCCAGTGGCGAGGATGCCATTGCCTACGAGCGACGCATCGACCATCTGGTGGGGCGAGTAGAGCGCCTGCCGCGTCCGACTCTGGCTCTGCTGGAAGGTTTCTGCGTTGGCGGTGGCGCGGCCATCGCCCTGGCCTGTGATTTCCGCTACGCCACGCCGTCGCTGCAATTCGGTATTCCCATTGCTCGCACCCTCGGCAACTGCCTGTCGATCACCAATATCTCGCGACTGGTGGAACATGCGGGAGTGGCGCGTGCCAAGCAGGTGTTGATGGCCGGTGAGCTGATCGGCGCCGAAGACGCACATGCTGCCGGACTGGTCGCCGAGATTATCGACGCTGAGCAGATTACGGCGGCGGTCACCGAGCGCGCTGTTGCCTTCAAGCGTCGTGCGCCATTGACGGTACTGGCCGCCAAGCAGGTGATTCAACGTCTGTTGGATGAGAAACGCGCAGCGAGCGATGCCAGTGATGATTGGATAGCCGCTTGCTACACCAGTGAGGACTTCAAGGCTGCCGTGAACAAATTCGTCAACAAGACGCCTTTCACCTGGCGTGGACGCTGA
- a CDS encoding TRAP transporter large permease → MIIASMFVGLIGLILINVPVAVALGIVGALATIVSYGSYALPNIGMVMFDGATNFPLIAIPLFILAGAIMNASSISRRLIELASAMIGFVKGGLAMVTIGASIFFAEISGSAVAGVSAIGSLLIPAMRSKGYSKEFAAAISSSAASLAIILPPSIPMILYAVMSGESVVKMFVAGIFPGLLGALGLAAMCYFLARRYNLPAEERFQASRLWKAFKGAAWALVIPVIILGGIFGGIVTATEGAALAVIVAIFISAVVYREFTLRTFYKSCLDAGVQTAVVMLLVASSAVVGHYLTESQIPQQLANSIAEMTSNKYVVLALLNVVFLILGIFLHSAAAIILVVPIVLPLVTAVGIDPLHFGLIVTLNLAIGQQTPPVASVLIASCSIAKADIWATTRTNLWFLGVLFVILMINTYVPAVALALVNLIYGT, encoded by the coding sequence ATGATCATTGCATCCATGTTCGTCGGCCTGATCGGGCTGATCTTGATCAATGTTCCGGTGGCTGTTGCACTGGGTATTGTTGGTGCGCTGGCGACCATCGTCAGTTATGGCAGTTATGCACTGCCCAATATCGGCATGGTGATGTTCGACGGTGCTACCAACTTTCCGTTGATCGCTATTCCACTGTTCATTCTTGCCGGGGCAATCATGAATGCCTCGAGCATCTCGCGGCGCCTGATTGAACTGGCCTCGGCGATGATCGGTTTCGTCAAGGGCGGGCTGGCGATGGTGACCATCGGCGCCTCGATCTTCTTCGCGGAAATTTCCGGGTCGGCGGTGGCGGGGGTATCGGCAATCGGTAGCCTGCTGATTCCCGCCATGCGCAGCAAGGGATACTCGAAGGAGTTTGCCGCCGCCATCTCATCGTCGGCCGCGAGCCTGGCGATCATTCTGCCGCCATCGATTCCCATGATCCTGTATGCGGTGATGTCTGGAGAGTCGGTGGTCAAGATGTTCGTTGCCGGGATATTCCCCGGGCTGCTTGGCGCTCTGGGGCTGGCAGCGATGTGTTACTTCCTGGCACGGCGCTACAACCTGCCTGCGGAAGAGCGCTTTCAGGCCAGCCGATTGTGGAAGGCCTTCAAGGGCGCCGCCTGGGCGCTGGTGATCCCGGTGATCATTCTCGGCGGTATCTTCGGCGGTATCGTCACGGCCACCGAAGGCGCGGCATTGGCGGTGATCGTGGCGATCTTCATCAGTGCGGTGGTGTACCGTGAGTTCACCCTGCGTACCTTCTACAAGTCCTGCCTCGATGCCGGGGTGCAGACTGCGGTGGTGATGTTGCTGGTGGCCAGCTCGGCGGTGGTGGGGCACTACCTCACCGAGAGTCAGATTCCACAGCAACTGGCCAATTCGATCGCCGAGATGACCAGCAACAAGTATGTGGTGCTGGCGCTGCTCAATGTCGTGTTCCTGATCCTCGGTATCTTCCTGCACTCGGCGGCGGCGATCATCCTGGTGGTACCGATTGTGCTGCCGCTGGTAACGGCGGTCGGCATTGATCCTCTGCATTTCGGCTTGATCGTGACCCTCAATCTGGCCATCGGCCAACAGACACCTCCGGTGGCCAGCGTATTGATCGCCTCGTGCTCCATAGCCAAGGCCGATATATGGGCCACCACCCGAACCAACCTGTGGTTCCTCGGGGTGCTGTTCGTGATCCTGATGATCAACACCTATGTGCCGGCAGTCGCTCTGGCGCTGGTCAATCTGATCTACGGCACGTGA
- a CDS encoding TRAP transporter substrate-binding protein gives MKLFKTALAAAVIALGVGSAQANEIEVKFGHVGGPGSLFEITANEFARLANERLEGEAEVVVFGSSQLGNDSQMLNKLKLGTIDLALPSSVMSSVAPEFSVFEMPYLIENRDHFRQVRDEVLRDVLAKAAEGKRYRLLGIWENGFRQITNNVRPIVTPDDLQGIKLRTPNGVWRVEMFKSYGASPAPMALSEAFVALQTGAMDGQENPLVQIFSQRFQEVQDYLSLSNHVYTPAYVVAGMSWNRLPEHVREVLEQTAMDVEDFALEQGATLDEELVAEFEAAGMEVNEVDTQAFVEGSAPIYEKFSAEVEGGQQLLEQIEALRP, from the coding sequence ATGAAGCTATTCAAGACCGCTCTGGCCGCTGCCGTGATTGCATTGGGTGTCGGTAGCGCTCAGGCCAATGAAATTGAAGTCAAGTTTGGTCATGTCGGTGGGCCTGGCTCACTGTTCGAGATCACCGCCAATGAATTCGCACGACTCGCCAATGAGCGCCTGGAAGGTGAGGCGGAAGTGGTGGTCTTCGGCTCCAGTCAGCTGGGCAATGACTCGCAGATGCTCAATAAACTGAAGCTCGGGACTATCGATCTGGCGCTGCCATCATCAGTCATGTCCAGCGTGGCTCCGGAGTTCTCGGTATTCGAGATGCCCTATCTGATCGAGAATCGCGATCATTTCCGGCAAGTGCGTGACGAAGTGCTGCGCGATGTGTTGGCGAAGGCCGCAGAGGGCAAGCGCTATCGCCTGCTTGGGATCTGGGAGAACGGCTTTCGTCAGATCACCAATAATGTCCGACCCATCGTGACCCCCGATGATCTTCAGGGCATCAAGCTGCGGACCCCGAATGGCGTCTGGCGCGTGGAGATGTTCAAGAGTTACGGCGCCAGTCCGGCACCGATGGCATTGTCCGAGGCTTTCGTAGCCCTGCAGACCGGTGCCATGGATGGGCAGGAAAACCCACTGGTACAGATATTCTCGCAGCGCTTCCAGGAGGTGCAGGATTACCTGTCGTTGTCCAATCATGTCTACACGCCGGCCTACGTGGTCGCGGGCATGAGCTGGAACCGTTTACCCGAACATGTGCGTGAAGTGCTCGAACAGACGGCGATGGATGTAGAGGATTTTGCTCTGGAGCAGGGCGCGACTCTGGATGAAGAGCTGGTGGCGGAATTCGAAGCGGCGGGTATGGAGGTCAACGAGGTCGATACCCAGGCCTTTGTTGAAGGCTCGGCGCCTATCTACGAGAAGTTCTCGGCCGAAGTGGAAGGCGGTCAGCAGTTGCTTGAGCAGATTGAAGCGCTGCGCCCGTAA
- a CDS encoding GlcG/HbpS family heme-binding protein: MAGQVYAARVMLPRKQVRGLIDAGLALARELSLPPLSVVVLDAGGHAVVAEREDGCSPLRFPVAWGKANAALGMGISSGTIGERNAERPAFLASVAAAADGRFIPVAGGVLILDDDDCVMGAVGVSGASSEQDQQVAMHGIASQQWKAGLAPD, encoded by the coding sequence ATGGCGGGACAGGTATATGCGGCGAGAGTGATGCTGCCGCGAAAACAGGTAAGAGGCTTGATCGATGCAGGATTGGCACTGGCTCGTGAGCTGAGCCTGCCTCCTCTATCGGTGGTGGTGTTGGATGCGGGTGGCCACGCGGTGGTTGCCGAGCGCGAGGACGGCTGCAGTCCGCTGCGCTTCCCGGTAGCCTGGGGCAAGGCCAATGCTGCTCTCGGTATGGGGATATCCAGCGGCACCATTGGTGAACGTAATGCGGAACGTCCCGCCTTTCTGGCCTCGGTCGCTGCTGCGGCGGACGGGCGTTTCATACCGGTTGCTGGAGGAGTGCTGATTCTCGACGACGATGATTGTGTGATGGGAGCGGTGGGAGTTAGTGGGGCTTCCTCGGAGCAGGATCAGCAGGTGGCGATGCACGGTATTGCATCGCAACAGTGGAAGGCTGGATTGGCACCTGACTGA
- a CDS encoding CaiB/BaiF CoA transferase family protein, with amino-acid sequence MLPLEGIKVLDASQIMAGPYCTMVLGDMGAEVIKVEKANGGDDSRQMGPYVNDESTCFAQINRNKKSISLNLKSEQGRELFYRLASEADVVVENYRPGVTQSLGIDYQSLKKVNPSIIYCSISGYGQTGPYSRKGGFDLVAQGMSGLMSMTGEPGRRPLKTGVAVYDIGAGITSIYSILAAYIHRQKTGEGQHLDVSIAECGLPWFTWEAAAYFSEGRVPAATGWRHRVSAPYQAVQVRDGYMMLGCANQRTWERFCTEVIERPELMEDPRFVTNLDRGTNVEALEQVLEAILVDQDRAFWLARCDQAGVPAGPINDFSEAMHDEHYLERGMVQEVEHPVMGRMKTIGFPTKFSATPLDIRMPAPLFAQHTDEVLQGLGVSEEELAELREKGVVR; translated from the coding sequence ATGCTGCCACTCGAAGGCATCAAGGTTCTGGACGCATCCCAGATCATGGCTGGCCCCTACTGCACCATGGTGCTGGGCGATATGGGGGCAGAGGTGATCAAGGTCGAGAAGGCCAATGGTGGTGATGACAGCCGTCAAATGGGCCCTTACGTCAATGACGAGTCGACCTGCTTTGCGCAGATCAATCGCAACAAGAAGAGCATTTCACTGAACCTCAAGAGCGAGCAGGGCCGCGAGCTGTTCTACCGCCTCGCTAGTGAGGCGGATGTCGTGGTGGAGAACTACCGCCCCGGTGTGACTCAATCGTTGGGTATCGATTACCAGAGCCTGAAAAAGGTAAATCCGAGCATCATCTACTGTTCGATTTCCGGCTATGGCCAGACCGGTCCCTATAGCCGCAAGGGTGGCTTCGATCTGGTCGCGCAGGGCATGAGCGGCTTGATGTCGATGACCGGGGAGCCGGGCCGGCGTCCACTCAAGACTGGTGTCGCGGTATATGACATCGGCGCAGGCATCACCTCCATCTACTCGATATTGGCCGCGTATATCCATCGGCAAAAGACCGGAGAGGGCCAGCATCTCGACGTGTCCATTGCTGAATGTGGGCTGCCCTGGTTCACCTGGGAGGCGGCGGCATACTTCTCCGAAGGGCGGGTTCCGGCGGCAACCGGTTGGCGGCACCGTGTTTCGGCGCCCTATCAGGCGGTGCAGGTTCGCGACGGTTACATGATGCTCGGCTGTGCCAACCAGCGGACCTGGGAGCGCTTCTGTACCGAGGTCATCGAGCGCCCTGAACTGATGGAAGATCCGCGTTTCGTCACCAATCTGGACCGCGGCACCAATGTCGAGGCGCTGGAACAGGTATTGGAGGCGATTCTTGTCGACCAGGATCGAGCCTTCTGGCTGGCGCGTTGTGACCAGGCGGGTGTTCCTGCGGGACCGATCAATGATTTCAGCGAGGCCATGCACGACGAGCACTATCTGGAGCGCGGCATGGTCCAGGAAGTCGAGCACCCGGTGATGGGGCGCATGAAGACCATCGGCTTTCCGACCAAATTTTCTGCCACGCCGCTGGATATCCGCATGCCGGCGCCGCTGTTTGCTCAACATACCGATGAAGTGCTGCAAGGGCTTGGTGTCTCCGAGGAGGAGCTTGCCGAGTTGCGTGAGAAGGGCGTCGTACGCTGA
- a CDS encoding GntR family transcriptional regulator: protein MEKIQPRSLYLEVADRIRDLIEQGNLLPGEKVAEKELCERFGVSRTPLREALKVLTSEGLVENLPNRGSRVVRLTRQGVQNTYDVMGALEGLSGELACDHISDAEITSIRKLHQRMLGHYQRQQLKPYFEVNQQIHEAILAASRNDVLSEMYNNLSQRVKRIRYSVEMGEANWAQAVADHEAMLEALEARDGPSLGAILRRHLRHKLEVAAVSGIIDD, encoded by the coding sequence ATGGAAAAGATTCAGCCGCGCAGCCTGTATCTCGAAGTAGCCGACAGGATTCGCGACCTGATCGAACAGGGAAATCTGCTCCCCGGTGAGAAGGTCGCCGAAAAGGAGCTCTGTGAACGGTTCGGGGTATCGCGTACGCCGCTACGCGAAGCCCTCAAGGTACTGACATCCGAGGGCCTGGTGGAGAACCTGCCCAACCGTGGATCGCGGGTGGTACGCCTGACTCGCCAGGGCGTACAGAACACCTACGATGTCATGGGTGCCCTTGAAGGGTTATCCGGAGAATTGGCCTGCGATCATATCTCGGACGCCGAGATCACCTCTATCCGCAAGCTGCACCAACGCATGTTGGGTCACTATCAGCGCCAGCAGCTGAAGCCCTATTTCGAGGTCAACCAGCAGATTCATGAGGCAATTCTGGCGGCATCACGCAACGACGTGCTCAGCGAGATGTACAACAACCTGAGCCAGCGCGTGAAACGCATTCGCTATAGCGTTGAAATGGGGGAAGCCAACTGGGCCCAGGCTGTCGCTGACCATGAAGCCATGCTCGAAGCTCTGGAAGCCCGCGATGGCCCGAGCCTTGGAGCCATTCTGCGTCGGCACCTACGCCACAAGCTGGAGGTAGCTGCCGTCTCAGGCATCATTGATGACTGA